A genome region from Geodermatophilus bullaregiensis includes the following:
- a CDS encoding LpqB family beta-propeller domain-containing protein: MRRLPPALAALLLVLLTACSTVPTGSAPVQITEAPARPAGPVGIEPVEPPADATPEEVVRSFVVAAASTVAQHPVAREHLASEAAGTWSDEAGITLIGPDYATVTTDTGTVLVTGDLVGSVDTRGVFTGSAGEAFTHEFVLTEVDGEWRITNPPDGLLMLVPDFERLYDARAAYFVDPTRQRVVPDPRYLLIGEAQPTTLVQRLLEGPSPALAAGVLNPLDGITLTRAVTVSGSRATVDLAGLGDRGGADLAELCAQLVWSLDQVDDVSSVEIRANGEPLSAAGVPTVQRTDDWAGFAPDSVPADADGHYLDAGRLMTVDGQPAPGPAGEGVYGLTSAAVSADPRTSALTSMVGTTVTGATTTLLAGLYGGELAPILGSGRLSVPTVAATRSEFWVVRDESTVVRVPASGSPQPVNAPTLTGQGRATALQLSPDGVRAAVVVARGEEEVLLVGTVVRAGEGPVALRDLREVAPALTSVVDVAWPTAGSLMVLAGDAEERVAPYVVGVDGWGLTDVTTSGLPSPPTAVAAAPSQLPLVSADSTVWQLSGGTWVTLIRGQQPLPGTEPFFPV; encoded by the coding sequence GTGAGGCGTCTGCCACCGGCCCTGGCCGCCCTGCTGCTCGTGCTGCTGACCGCCTGCTCGACGGTGCCCACCGGCTCCGCGCCGGTGCAGATCACCGAGGCCCCGGCCCGGCCCGCGGGACCGGTGGGCATCGAGCCGGTGGAGCCACCGGCCGACGCCACGCCCGAGGAGGTCGTGCGCAGCTTCGTCGTCGCCGCGGCCAGCACCGTGGCCCAGCACCCGGTGGCGCGCGAGCACCTCGCGTCCGAGGCCGCCGGGACCTGGTCCGACGAGGCCGGCATCACGCTGATCGGACCCGACTACGCGACGGTGACCACCGACACCGGCACCGTCCTCGTGACCGGCGACCTGGTCGGCAGCGTGGACACCCGCGGCGTCTTCACCGGCTCGGCGGGGGAGGCCTTCACCCACGAGTTCGTCCTCACCGAGGTCGACGGCGAGTGGCGGATCACCAACCCGCCCGACGGCCTGCTCATGCTCGTGCCCGACTTCGAGCGGCTCTACGACGCGCGCGCGGCCTACTTCGTCGACCCGACCCGGCAGCGGGTGGTGCCCGACCCGCGCTACCTGCTCATCGGGGAGGCCCAGCCCACCACGCTGGTGCAGCGGCTGCTGGAGGGTCCCTCGCCGGCGCTGGCGGCCGGCGTCCTGAACCCCCTCGACGGGATCACGCTCACCCGGGCGGTCACCGTCTCGGGCTCCCGGGCCACCGTCGACCTCGCCGGCCTGGGTGACCGGGGCGGCGCGGACCTGGCCGAGCTGTGCGCCCAGCTGGTGTGGTCGCTCGACCAGGTCGACGACGTCAGCTCGGTGGAGATCCGCGCCAACGGCGAGCCGCTGTCGGCCGCGGGCGTGCCCACCGTGCAGCGCACCGACGACTGGGCCGGCTTCGCCCCCGACTCGGTGCCCGCCGACGCCGACGGCCACTACCTCGACGCCGGCCGGCTGATGACCGTCGACGGCCAGCCCGCTCCCGGCCCGGCCGGGGAGGGCGTCTACGGGCTGACGTCGGCCGCCGTGTCGGCCGACCCGCGCACGAGCGCGCTCACCTCGATGGTCGGCACGACCGTGACCGGCGCGACGACGACGCTGCTGGCCGGGCTCTACGGCGGGGAGCTGGCGCCGATCCTGGGGAGCGGCCGGCTCTCGGTGCCGACGGTCGCGGCGACCCGGTCGGAGTTCTGGGTGGTGCGCGACGAGAGCACGGTGGTCCGCGTGCCGGCCAGCGGTTCGCCCCAGCCGGTGAACGCCCCGACGCTGACCGGTCAGGGCCGGGCGACGGCGCTGCAGCTCTCGCCCGACGGGGTCCGCGCCGCCGTCGTCGTCGCGCGTGGCGAGGAGGAGGTGCTGCTGGTCGGCACCGTCGTCCGCGCGGGGGAGGGGCCGGTGGCGCTGCGCGACCTGCGCGAGGTGGCCCCGGCGCTGACCTCCGTCGTCGACGTCGCCTGGCCGACGGCGGGCAGCCTGATGGTGCTGGCCGGCGACGCCGAGGAGCGCGTGGCGCCCTACGTCGTCGGCGTCGACGGGTGGGGGCTCACCGACGTGACCACCTCCGGGCTGCCCAGCCCGCCCACGGCGGTGGCCGCGGCGCCGAGCCAGCTGCCGCTGGTCAGCGCCGACTCCACCGTGTGGCAGCTGTCGGGCGGCACCTGGGTCACGCTCATCCGCGGCCAGCAGCCGCTGCCGGGCACCGAGCCGTTCTTCCCGGTGTAG
- the mtrB gene encoding MtrAB system histidine kinase MtrB has translation MSVRPEAPALPAGDVDGAAAGAAPAPPRPAAASRRPRRPQDLRTLPRGLRRRAVRTRIHARRLAAQAVSAWRSSLHVRIGAITMVVAGTVVVIVSLVLFSQIRTQLLSVKQQAAIDQTQAGVVYAQTEVVGIAAGDAASVRATLDRTVQQLLTRGGSAGDFDVVMVYRTGDTERPPVVSRPGIYPALPGALRAGVEGGGQYAQYAMVPNDSGTPRPTLLVGSPVPGGTSSAGRLELYYAFPLDQEGETLSLIRTTVAISGIALTLFVAGIGVLVTRLVVDPVRRAAGTAQRLADGQLEERMTVRGEDDLARLATSFNAMADSLQRQITQLEGLSQLQQRFTSDVSHELRTPLTTVQMAADVLHESRGDFPPHVARSAELLHEELDRFERLLSDLLEISRYDAGAAVLDWEPTDLGALVGRVVDGMSSLATRHGCELRVTCPPGPVVAEVDARRVERILRNLVGNAVEHGAGRPIEVTLAANRTAAAVTVRDHGVGLTSAEAQHVFDRFWRADPSRVRTVGGSGLGLSISLEDARLHGGWLQVWGQPGLGAQFRLTLPLTAGTDLTSSPLPLRPTIVRRPGVRP, from the coding sequence GTGAGCGTCCGACCGGAGGCCCCGGCCCTCCCGGCCGGCGACGTCGACGGTGCCGCCGCCGGCGCGGCACCCGCGCCTCCCCGCCCGGCGGCCGCCTCCCGGCGCCCGCGCCGGCCCCAGGACCTGCGCACGCTGCCACGCGGCCTGCGCCGCCGGGCGGTCCGGACCCGCATCCACGCCCGCCGGCTGGCCGCCCAGGCGGTGTCGGCCTGGCGGTCGTCGCTGCACGTGCGCATCGGCGCGATCACGATGGTCGTGGCCGGCACGGTCGTGGTGATCGTCAGCCTGGTGCTGTTCAGCCAGATCCGGACGCAGCTGCTGTCGGTCAAGCAGCAGGCCGCGATCGACCAGACGCAGGCCGGGGTGGTCTACGCCCAGACCGAGGTGGTGGGCATCGCGGCCGGTGACGCGGCGAGCGTGCGGGCCACGCTCGACCGCACGGTGCAGCAGCTGCTCACGCGCGGCGGCTCGGCCGGCGACTTCGACGTCGTCATGGTCTACCGGACGGGGGACACCGAGCGGCCGCCCGTCGTCAGCCGACCGGGCATCTACCCGGCCCTGCCCGGCGCGCTGCGCGCCGGCGTCGAGGGCGGGGGGCAGTACGCCCAGTACGCGATGGTGCCGAACGACTCCGGGACACCCCGCCCCACGCTGCTGGTGGGGTCCCCGGTGCCGGGCGGGACCTCGTCGGCGGGCCGGCTGGAGCTCTACTACGCCTTCCCGCTCGACCAGGAGGGGGAGACGCTCTCGCTCATCCGCACCACCGTGGCGATCAGCGGCATCGCCCTGACCCTGTTCGTCGCGGGGATCGGCGTGCTGGTGACGCGGCTGGTCGTCGACCCCGTGCGGCGCGCCGCCGGAACCGCCCAGCGCCTGGCCGACGGGCAGCTCGAGGAGCGGATGACCGTCCGCGGCGAGGACGACCTGGCCCGGCTGGCCACCAGCTTCAACGCGATGGCCGACAGCCTGCAGCGGCAGATCACCCAGCTCGAGGGGCTCTCCCAGCTGCAGCAGCGGTTCACCTCCGATGTCTCCCACGAGCTGCGCACCCCGCTGACGACGGTGCAGATGGCCGCCGACGTGCTGCACGAGTCGCGCGGCGACTTCCCCCCGCACGTGGCCCGCTCGGCCGAGCTGCTGCACGAGGAGCTCGACCGCTTCGAGCGGCTGCTGTCGGACCTGCTGGAGATCAGCCGCTACGACGCCGGTGCCGCCGTCCTCGACTGGGAGCCCACCGACCTCGGGGCGCTGGTCGGCCGGGTGGTCGACGGGATGTCGTCGCTGGCCACGCGGCACGGCTGCGAGCTGCGGGTGACCTGCCCGCCGGGCCCGGTGGTCGCCGAGGTCGACGCCCGGCGGGTCGAGCGGATCCTGCGCAACCTGGTCGGCAACGCCGTCGAGCACGGCGCGGGCCGGCCCATCGAGGTGACGCTGGCGGCCAACCGGACGGCGGCGGCGGTCACCGTCCGCGACCACGGGGTGGGCCTGACCTCCGCCGAGGCGCAGCACGTGTTCGACCGCTTCTGGCGGGCCGACCCGTCCCGCGTGCGCACGGTGGGCGGCAGCGGCCTGGGCCTGTCCATCAGCCTCGAGGACGCCCGGCTGCACGGCGGCTGGCTGCAGGTCTGGGGCCAGCCCGGGCTGGGCGCGCAGTTCCGGCTCACCCTCCCGCTCACCGCCGGCACCGACCTCACCAGCTCGCCGCTGCCCCTGCGGCCGACGATCGTGCGCCGGCCGGGGGTCCGCCCGTGA
- the mtrA gene encoding MtrAB system response regulator MtrA: MPPTAPHNGPSRGRVLVVDDDAALAEMLGIVLRREGYDPAFVSDGNRALGVFQQTRPDIVLLDLMLPGRNGLQICQDIRTQSTVPIVMLTAKGDTIDVVQGLEAGADDYVTKPFKPVELVARVRAQLRRGETGQAETLSIGDVQIDVPAHQVTRDGAPIALTPLEFDLLVALARKPRQVFTRELLLEQVWGYRHAADTRLVNVHVQRLRAKIERDPEKPEIVLTVRGVGYKAGPP; the protein is encoded by the coding sequence GTGCCTCCGACCGCTCCGCACAACGGGCCCAGCCGCGGCCGCGTCCTGGTCGTCGACGACGACGCCGCCCTCGCCGAGATGCTCGGCATCGTGCTGCGGCGGGAGGGCTACGACCCCGCCTTCGTCTCCGACGGCAACCGCGCGCTCGGGGTGTTCCAGCAGACCCGGCCGGACATCGTCCTGCTCGACCTGATGCTGCCGGGCCGCAACGGCCTGCAGATCTGCCAGGACATCCGCACCCAGTCCACCGTCCCGATCGTCATGCTCACCGCCAAGGGCGACACGATCGACGTCGTCCAGGGGCTGGAGGCCGGCGCCGACGACTACGTCACCAAGCCGTTCAAGCCGGTGGAGCTGGTGGCCCGGGTGCGCGCGCAGCTGCGCCGCGGCGAGACCGGGCAGGCCGAGACGCTGTCCATCGGCGACGTGCAGATCGACGTCCCCGCCCACCAGGTCACCCGCGACGGCGCGCCGATCGCGCTGACGCCGCTGGAGTTCGACCTGCTGGTCGCCCTCGCCCGCAAGCCGCGCCAGGTGTTCACCCGCGAGCTGCTGCTCGAGCAGGTCTGGGGCTACCGGCACGCCGCCGACACCCGGCTGGTCAACGTCCACGTGCAGCGGCTGCGCGCCAAGATCGAGCGCGACCCGGAGAAGCCGGAGATCGTGCTGACGGTCCGCGGCGTCGGCTACAAGGCCGGTCCGCCGTGA
- the ahcY gene encoding adenosylhomocysteinase, with the protein MTASTGTRALTDGDFRVADLSLAGFGRKEISLAEHEMPGLVALRAEYGDAQPLAGARIAGSLHMTVQTAVLIETLTALGADVRWVSCNIFSTQDHAAAAIVVGDGTAERPTGVPVYAWKGESLEDYWWCTQRLFEFRDESGAVVGPNMLLDDGGDATLLVHLGTRFEAEGAVPDTTEADSEEYGVILDVLRGTLAADAGYWTRIGQGIKGVTEETTTGVMRLYELARDGRLLFPAINVNDSVTKSKFDNLYGCRHSLIDGINRATDVMIGGKVAVVCGYGDVGKGCAESLRGQGARVIVTEIDPINALQAAMHGYEVTTLEEVIGKADIIITATGNRDIISAEQLGQTKHQAIVGNIGHFDNEIDVAGLARTPGITRTTIKPQVDEWRFADGHTIILLSEGRLLNLGNATGHPSFVMSASFSNQVLAQIELWGNRAAYEGQEPTVTVLPKKLDEHVARLHLDALGVKLTELTKVQADYIGVPVEGPFKSEHYRY; encoded by the coding sequence ATGACCGCCTCTACCGGCACCCGCGCACTCACCGACGGCGACTTCCGCGTCGCCGACCTCTCACTCGCCGGCTTCGGCCGCAAGGAGATCTCCCTCGCCGAGCACGAGATGCCCGGCCTCGTGGCGCTGCGCGCCGAGTACGGCGACGCGCAGCCGCTGGCCGGCGCCCGCATCGCCGGATCGCTGCACATGACCGTGCAGACCGCCGTCCTCATCGAGACGCTGACGGCGCTGGGCGCCGACGTCCGCTGGGTCAGCTGCAACATCTTCTCCACCCAGGACCACGCGGCCGCCGCGATCGTCGTCGGCGACGGCACGGCCGAGCGGCCCACCGGCGTCCCGGTGTACGCCTGGAAGGGCGAGTCCCTCGAGGACTACTGGTGGTGCACCCAGCGCCTGTTCGAGTTCCGCGACGAGTCCGGCGCCGTCGTCGGCCCGAACATGCTGCTCGACGACGGCGGCGACGCCACCCTGCTGGTCCACCTGGGCACCCGCTTCGAGGCCGAGGGCGCCGTCCCCGACACCACCGAGGCCGACTCCGAGGAGTACGGCGTCATCCTCGACGTCCTGCGCGGCACCCTGGCCGCCGACGCCGGCTACTGGACCCGCATCGGGCAGGGCATCAAGGGCGTCACGGAGGAGACCACCACCGGCGTCATGCGCCTGTACGAGCTCGCCCGCGACGGCCGGCTGCTGTTCCCGGCGATCAACGTCAACGACTCGGTCACCAAGAGCAAGTTCGACAACCTCTACGGCTGCCGGCACTCGCTCATCGACGGCATCAACCGCGCCACCGACGTGATGATCGGCGGCAAGGTGGCCGTGGTCTGCGGCTACGGCGACGTCGGCAAGGGCTGCGCGGAGTCGCTGCGCGGCCAGGGCGCCCGCGTGATCGTCACCGAGATCGACCCGATCAACGCCCTGCAGGCGGCGATGCACGGCTACGAGGTGACCACGCTCGAGGAGGTCATCGGCAAGGCCGACATCATCATCACCGCGACCGGCAACCGCGACATCATCTCCGCCGAGCAGCTCGGGCAGACCAAGCACCAGGCGATCGTCGGCAACATCGGCCACTTCGACAACGAGATCGACGTGGCCGGCCTGGCCCGCACCCCGGGCATCACGCGGACGACGATCAAGCCGCAGGTCGACGAGTGGCGCTTCGCCGACGGCCACACGATCATCCTGCTCTCCGAGGGTCGGCTGCTGAACCTGGGCAACGCCACCGGGCACCCGAGTTTCGTCATGAGCGCCTCGTTCTCCAACCAGGTGCTGGCCCAGATCGAGCTGTGGGGCAACCGCGCGGCCTACGAGGGCCAGGAGCCCACGGTCACCGTGCTGCCCAAGAAGCTCGACGAGCACGTGGCCCGGCTGCACCTCGACGCGCTCGGCGTGAAGCTCACCGAGCTGACCAAGGTGCAGGCCGACTACATCGGCGTGCCCGTCGAGGGGCCCTTCAAGAGCGAGCACTACCGCTACTGA
- a CDS encoding GmrSD restriction endonuclease domain-containing protein — MSLRTALTNALALGLVAALGTGCAELGGSSAGDAVPPAAVVGSALEALASVEVRGRAPRSGYDRDRFGDGWVDTDRNGCDTRNDVLARDLTGETFQPGTRDCVVLTGTLADPYSGRTIEFRRGEGTSEAVQIDHVVALSDAWQKGAQRWDAARRTAFANDPLNLLAVDGPLNQGKGDGDAATWLPPNRSYRCAYVARQVAVKLGYGLWMTTAERDAASTVLGACPDQPLPARDVSPAQQEPPSATPAAPADPYADCAAVRAAGAAPIREGDPGWNAALDRDGDGVGCEG, encoded by the coding sequence GTGTCCCTCCGCACGGCGCTGACCAACGCGCTGGCCCTCGGCCTCGTCGCCGCGCTCGGCACCGGCTGCGCGGAGCTCGGCGGCTCGTCGGCCGGGGACGCCGTCCCGCCCGCCGCGGTCGTCGGCAGCGCGCTGGAGGCGCTGGCCTCGGTGGAGGTCCGCGGCCGTGCACCGCGCAGCGGCTACGACCGCGACCGGTTCGGCGACGGGTGGGTCGACACCGACCGCAACGGCTGTGACACCCGCAACGACGTCCTGGCCCGCGACCTCACCGGCGAGACGTTCCAGCCCGGCACCCGCGACTGCGTCGTCCTCACCGGCACCCTCGCCGACCCGTACTCCGGCCGCACCATCGAGTTCCGCCGCGGGGAGGGCACCAGCGAGGCGGTGCAGATCGACCACGTCGTCGCGCTGTCCGACGCCTGGCAGAAGGGCGCCCAGCGGTGGGACGCCGCCCGGCGCACCGCCTTCGCCAACGACCCGCTCAACCTGCTCGCCGTCGACGGCCCGCTCAACCAGGGCAAGGGCGACGGCGACGCCGCCACCTGGCTGCCGCCGAACCGCTCCTACCGCTGCGCGTACGTGGCCCGCCAGGTCGCGGTCAAGCTCGGCTACGGGCTGTGGATGACCACCGCGGAGCGGGACGCGGCGTCCACGGTGCTCGGCGCCTGCCCGGACCAGCCGCTGCCCGCCCGGGACGTCTCGCCGGCCCAGCAGGAGCCGCCGAGCGCGACGCCGGCCGCGCCGGCCGACCCCTACGCCGACTGCGCGGCGGTGCGCGCCGCCGGCGCCGCGCCCATCCGGGAGGGCGACCCCGGGTGGAACGCGGCCCTGGACCGCGACGGCGACGGCGTCGGCTGCGAGGGCTGA
- the manA gene encoding mannose-6-phosphate isomerase, class I has protein sequence MWQLTSAVRFYPWGSRTVIPELLGRPSPAERPHAELWMGAHPDEPSVLADGRPLDKAIMEEPERLLGPAVVERFGARLPFLMKVLAAETPLSLQAHPTMEQAQAGFTAEEAAGVPHEDPARTFKDPWHKPELLLALTTFEALCGFRPVEESLHCLAKLQLPELKPTIAALARGGLQAAIPQLLALSGMRRTHLVEVVAQRAASFVAAHDPEFINTYRWAATLAEAYPGDPGVVISLMCNHLKLAPGEAVFLPAGNLHAYLSGAGVEVMASSDNVLRGGLTSKHVDLAALIEVLDFSDGRIPVIHPVLGPGGLRYPVPVEDFDLTRAQLDEQAGPFTTRGPQVVLCAEGRAVLAGTDGELVLEQGQSAFVPAGVPVTARGPAVLYRATTNVR, from the coding sequence ATGTGGCAGCTCACCAGCGCGGTCCGCTTCTACCCGTGGGGCAGCCGCACCGTCATCCCCGAGCTCCTCGGCCGGCCGAGTCCGGCCGAGCGCCCGCACGCCGAGCTGTGGATGGGGGCACACCCCGACGAGCCGAGCGTCCTGGCTGACGGTCGGCCGCTCGACAAGGCGATCATGGAGGAGCCCGAGCGGCTGCTCGGCCCGGCCGTCGTCGAGCGCTTCGGCGCCCGGCTGCCCTTCCTCATGAAGGTGCTCGCCGCCGAGACGCCCCTGTCGCTGCAGGCGCACCCGACGATGGAGCAGGCCCAGGCCGGCTTCACCGCCGAGGAGGCGGCCGGGGTGCCGCACGAGGACCCGGCGCGCACCTTCAAGGACCCCTGGCACAAGCCCGAGCTGCTGCTGGCGCTGACCACCTTCGAGGCGCTGTGCGGCTTCCGGCCGGTCGAGGAGTCGCTGCACTGCCTGGCCAAGCTGCAGCTGCCCGAGCTCAAGCCGACGATCGCCGCGCTGGCCCGTGGCGGCCTGCAGGCGGCGATCCCGCAGCTGCTGGCGCTCTCGGGCATGCGGCGCACCCACCTGGTCGAGGTCGTCGCGCAGAGGGCGGCGAGTTTCGTCGCCGCGCACGACCCCGAGTTCATCAACACCTACCGGTGGGCCGCGACGCTGGCCGAGGCCTACCCCGGCGACCCGGGCGTGGTCATCTCCCTGATGTGCAACCACCTCAAGCTGGCGCCCGGTGAGGCGGTCTTCCTCCCGGCCGGCAACCTGCACGCCTACCTGTCCGGCGCCGGCGTGGAGGTCATGGCCAGCTCGGACAACGTGCTGCGCGGCGGGCTGACCAGCAAGCACGTCGACCTGGCCGCCCTCATCGAGGTGCTCGACTTCTCCGACGGCCGGATCCCGGTGATCCACCCGGTGCTCGGTCCCGGGGGGCTGCGCTACCCCGTGCCGGTCGAGGACTTCGACCTCACCCGCGCCCAGCTCGACGAGCAGGCCGGCCCGTTCACCACCCGGGGTCCGCAGGTGGTGCTGTGCGCCGAGGGCCGCGCGGTCCTGGCCGGCACCGACGGCGAGCTGGTGCTGGAGCAGGGGCAGTCGGCGTTCGTCCCGGCCGGGGTCCCGGTCACCGCCCGCGGCCCCGCGGTCCTGTACCGGGCCACCACCAACGTCAGGTGA
- a CDS encoding SIS domain-containing protein, which produces MTSPELAEEVLDDLDVLRARDPRGLLPAVAGAGAQVRETSRLTDEAGLDRVTSGGRPRGLVIVARREGAVAASVLRALLGPSSPVTVDVVPGPDLPVWTGPTDIAVVTTRTGAGAYAVAPAYEAARRGVSLLGIGAEDAPLRAACSTARMPYVPLPRSRVRQTTLWSLLTPLLRLATDLGLVAQATADCEAVAAALDEVAAECGPARESFVNPAKTLALELLDALPVIVAEGPLAGTAATRFADQLATLAGLPTSGFRLPDQRVAARAVLRGPLAPHDSDDFFRDRTDDAGRRLRLITIRDTDAAHHDGEGEREPRSASEAMAEVLRTATAGNVPVSGLAEHGDPERHGRLPRLARQLAVADFSALYLALALDQERALDR; this is translated from the coding sequence GTGACCTCGCCCGAGCTGGCCGAGGAGGTCCTCGACGACCTCGACGTGCTGCGCGCCCGCGACCCGCGCGGCCTGCTCCCGGCCGTCGCCGGCGCGGGCGCCCAGGTGCGCGAGACGTCCCGGCTCACCGACGAGGCGGGCCTGGACCGGGTCACCTCCGGCGGCCGCCCGCGCGGGCTGGTCATCGTGGCCCGGCGCGAGGGCGCGGTGGCCGCCTCGGTGCTGCGGGCGCTGCTGGGCCCGTCGAGCCCGGTCACCGTCGACGTCGTCCCGGGGCCCGACCTGCCCGTGTGGACCGGCCCCACCGACATCGCCGTCGTCACCACCCGGACCGGCGCCGGCGCGTACGCGGTGGCCCCGGCCTACGAGGCCGCCCGCCGCGGTGTGTCGCTGCTCGGCATCGGCGCCGAGGACGCCCCGCTGCGGGCGGCCTGCTCGACGGCGCGGATGCCCTACGTCCCGCTGCCGCGCTCGCGGGTCCGCCAGACCACGCTGTGGTCGCTGCTGACCCCGCTGCTGCGGCTGGCCACCGACCTCGGCCTGGTCGCCCAGGCCACCGCCGACTGCGAGGCCGTCGCCGCGGCCCTCGACGAGGTCGCCGCCGAGTGCGGGCCGGCGCGGGAGTCCTTCGTCAACCCGGCCAAGACGCTGGCGCTGGAGCTGCTCGACGCGCTGCCGGTGATCGTGGCGGAGGGGCCGCTGGCCGGCACCGCGGCCACCCGCTTCGCCGACCAGCTGGCCACCCTCGCCGGCCTGCCCACCAGCGGCTTCCGGCTGCCCGACCAGCGGGTGGCCGCCCGCGCCGTGCTCCGCGGGCCGCTGGCCCCGCACGACTCCGACGACTTCTTCCGCGACCGCACCGACGACGCCGGCCGCCGGCTGCGGCTGATCACCATCCGGGACACCGACGCCGCCCACCACGACGGCGAGGGCGAGCGCGAACCCCGGTCGGCGTCCGAGGCGATGGCCGAGGTGCTCCGCACCGCCACGGCGGGCAACGTCCCGGTCAGCGGGCTGGCCGAGCACGGTGACCCCGAGCGCCACGGCCGGCTGCCCCGCCTGGCGCGGCAGCTGGCGGTGGCCGACTTCAGCGCCCTCTACCTGGCGCTGGCCCTGGACCAGGAGCGGGCCCTGGACAGGTGA
- a CDS encoding Trm112 family protein: MSTPQEQTRGPLGLDPALLEILACPDTHHSPLTVDEAAGELLCTTCDRAFPVRDGIPVLLLDEARHRDGRGTAAP; this comes from the coding sequence ATGAGCACGCCGCAGGAGCAGACGCGGGGGCCGCTGGGCCTGGACCCGGCGCTGCTGGAGATCCTCGCCTGCCCCGACACGCACCACAGCCCGCTGACCGTCGACGAGGCGGCCGGCGAGCTGCTCTGCACAACCTGCGACCGCGCCTTCCCCGTCCGCGACGGCATCCCGGTGCTGCTGCTGGACGAGGCGCGGCACCGGGACGGCCGGGGGACGGCGGCGCCGTGA
- a CDS encoding phosphomannomutase/phosphoglucomutase, which yields MADLSAIIKAYDVRGVVPDQWDEDDARRIGAAFAELVATESGATAVVTAHDMRPSSVPLSRAFAQGVLSRGVDVVEAGLGSTDLLYFAAGSLDVPGAMFTASHNPAQYNGIKLCRAGAAPVGQESGLATVREWAERDTYERVPARTAEVTQRDLLTAYAEHLRSLVDLSGSRPLRVVVDAGNGMGGHTVPVVLAGLPLDVVPLYFELDGTFPNHEANPLDPANLVDLQEAVVREGADIGLAFDGDADRVFVVDERGEPVSPSAVTALVAVRELAKGRGTTVIHNLITSRSVPEIVREHGGQPVRTRVGHSFIKAEMARTDAVFGGEHSAHYYFRDFWRADTGMLAAMHVLAALGEQGRPLSELTAAYSRYAASGEVNSTVDDAAGRTAAVRETFEAEGATFDEMDGLTVDLPDGSWFNLRASNTEPLLRLNVEAPDRARMERLRDRVLEMVRA from the coding sequence GTGGCGGACCTGTCGGCGATCATCAAGGCCTACGACGTCCGGGGCGTCGTCCCCGACCAGTGGGACGAGGACGACGCGCGGCGCATCGGCGCCGCGTTCGCCGAACTCGTGGCCACCGAGAGCGGCGCGACGGCCGTCGTCACCGCCCACGACATGCGTCCCTCGTCGGTGCCGCTGTCGCGGGCCTTCGCCCAGGGGGTGCTCTCCCGCGGCGTCGACGTCGTCGAGGCCGGGCTGGGCTCCACCGACCTGCTCTACTTCGCCGCCGGGTCGCTCGACGTGCCCGGGGCCATGTTCACGGCCAGCCACAACCCGGCGCAGTACAACGGCATCAAGCTCTGCCGCGCCGGCGCCGCCCCGGTCGGGCAGGAGTCGGGGCTGGCCACGGTCCGCGAGTGGGCCGAGCGGGACACCTACGAGCGGGTGCCCGCGCGCACCGCCGAGGTGACCCAGCGCGACCTGCTGACGGCCTACGCCGAGCACCTGCGCTCGCTGGTCGACCTCTCCGGCAGCCGCCCGCTGCGCGTGGTCGTCGACGCCGGCAACGGCATGGGCGGGCACACGGTGCCGGTGGTGCTGGCCGGCCTGCCGCTCGACGTCGTCCCGCTGTACTTCGAGCTGGACGGGACCTTCCCCAACCACGAGGCCAACCCGCTGGACCCGGCCAACCTGGTCGACCTGCAGGAGGCCGTCGTCCGCGAGGGCGCCGACATCGGCCTGGCCTTCGACGGCGACGCCGACCGGGTGTTCGTCGTCGACGAGCGCGGCGAGCCGGTGAGCCCGTCGGCGGTCACCGCGCTGGTCGCCGTCCGCGAGCTGGCCAAGGGCCGGGGGACGACGGTCATCCACAACCTGATCACCTCCCGGTCGGTGCCCGAGATCGTCCGCGAGCACGGCGGGCAGCCGGTGCGCACGCGCGTCGGGCACTCGTTCATCAAGGCCGAGATGGCCCGCACCGACGCCGTCTTCGGCGGCGAGCACTCGGCGCACTACTACTTCCGCGACTTCTGGCGCGCCGACACCGGGATGCTGGCCGCCATGCACGTGCTGGCCGCCCTCGGCGAGCAGGGCCGGCCGCTGTCGGAGCTGACCGCCGCCTACAGCCGCTACGCCGCCTCCGGCGAGGTCAACTCGACCGTCGACGACGCCGCCGGGCGCACCGCCGCGGTCCGGGAGACCTTCGAGGCCGAGGGCGCCACGTTCGACGAGATGGACGGGCTGACCGTCGACCTGCCCGACGGCTCGTGGTTCAACCTGCGGGCCAGCAACACCGAGCCGCTGCTGCGGCTCAACGTGGAGGCGCCCGACCGGGCGCGGATGGAACGGCTGAGGGACCGGGTGCTGGAGATGGTGCGCGCATGA